From the Deinococcus arcticus genome, one window contains:
- a CDS encoding DR2241 family protein produces MRSLVLIGHGSHLNGESAVAVYRYAELLRARGLFDEVIEGYWKEEPSLRQVLKTTASTDVTVIPMFISEGYFTETVIPREMGLGHQGPVPQGGIARVIGGRTVRYTLPYGVHPGMREVILARAREVLPDASPQDTALIVLGHGTTRNENSNKVIYQNAEVLRASGHFAEVHALFLDEDPKVGTWPDVVRAPRVVVVPFFASEGWHTLETIPEDMGLSGTVTEFPDNPHGAQQVYYARPVGTHAAVADVIVQLAEEAHGAGDQGDHERGHEAAWQAFMDRARRGLRVGEAVITPELGVFELRHMLDEGLPGGELTTLVTPEGVRDRVRFTDGGEHRPVHTLRNLPRGWRAVLNEADLRRAVHYLYPAVVEETYAHSCHALRHTPWPTTARRQTGIYAKVQRATPAQVEHVAQEICSGCLRTRLWAGERLTHSFLDGVPGGLPCAEACTYVVAEVREEVSGKRGAGSGHSHDH; encoded by the coding sequence ATGCGCTCACTGGTGCTGATTGGTCACGGCTCTCACCTGAACGGGGAATCGGCAGTGGCGGTCTACCGCTACGCGGAACTGCTGCGGGCCCGGGGCCTGTTTGACGAGGTGATCGAGGGCTACTGGAAAGAGGAACCGTCCTTGCGGCAGGTGCTGAAAACCACAGCCAGCACGGATGTCACGGTAATTCCCATGTTCATCTCGGAGGGGTATTTCACCGAAACGGTGATTCCGCGCGAGATGGGGCTGGGCCACCAGGGGCCGGTGCCCCAGGGCGGCATTGCCCGCGTGATCGGCGGGCGCACGGTGCGCTACACGCTGCCCTACGGCGTGCACCCCGGCATGCGCGAGGTGATTCTGGCCCGCGCCCGCGAGGTCCTGCCCGACGCCAGCCCCCAGGACACCGCGCTGATTGTGCTGGGCCACGGCACCACGCGCAACGAGAACAGCAACAAGGTGATCTACCAGAATGCCGAGGTGCTGCGCGCCAGCGGCCACTTTGCCGAGGTCCACGCCCTGTTTCTGGACGAGGACCCCAAGGTGGGCACGTGGCCGGACGTGGTGCGCGCCCCGCGCGTGGTGGTGGTGCCCTTTTTTGCCAGTGAAGGCTGGCACACCCTGGAAACCATTCCCGAGGACATGGGCCTGAGCGGCACCGTGACCGAGTTCCCGGACAATCCCCACGGCGCGCAGCAGGTCTATTACGCGAGGCCCGTGGGTACCCACGCGGCGGTGGCCGACGTGATTGTGCAGCTGGCCGAGGAAGCCCACGGCGCCGGGGATCAGGGCGACCATGAGCGGGGCCACGAAGCCGCGTGGCAGGCGTTCATGGACCGCGCCCGCCGGGGCCTGCGGGTGGGCGAAGCCGTGATTACCCCGGAACTGGGCGTGTTCGAGCTGCGCCACATGCTGGACGAGGGCCTGCCGGGCGGCGAACTGACCACCCTGGTCACGCCCGAGGGGGTGCGCGACCGCGTGCGCTTTACCGACGGCGGCGAGCACCGCCCGGTCCACACCCTGCGCAACCTGCCGCGCGGCTGGCGCGCCGTGCTGAACGAGGCTGATCTGCGCCGCGCCGTGCATTACCTGTACCCGGCGGTGGTGGAAGAAACGTACGCCCATTCCTGTCACGCCCTGCGCCATACCCCCTGGCCCACCACCGCGCGGCGCCAGACTGGTATTTACGCCAAGGTGCAGCGCGCCACGCCCGCACAGGTGGAACACGTGGCCCAGGAGATCTGCAGCGGCTGCCTGCGCACTCGCCTGTGGGCCGGCGAGCGCCTGACCCATTCCTTCCTGGACGGCGTGCCCGGCGGCCTGCCCTGCGCCGAAGCCTGCACCTACGTGGTGGCCGAGGTGCGCGAGGAAGTGAGCGGCAAACGCGGCGCGGGCAGCGGCCACAGCCACGACCACTGA
- a CDS encoding MFS transporter yields the protein MWGGFFAVIPLVTVHFSGPGGLGWSAASVGLVLGLRQLTQQGLTVFGGAWSDRLGPRPLILWGCALRTLGFAWMGFAETLPELLAAALLAGVGGGLFDAPKSAAITQVTRPEHHTRMFSLTSLSGNAGMVTGPLLGALLLGLGFRTAALVAASVYVLAGAVLALTLPGLRPAAQPGSRLGGLREAAQDVPFRRFTLVLIGYFILSTQINVAVTLKAVSLAGPGATGPLYGLSAGLAVLLQYPLLRLTERHLSTRTALVGAVSLVGLSLGLMSLAHTFGALLACVALYSLGTMIVYPTQQTLTARFAPPERVGSYFGFAAISLGAGGAVGSVLGGALVDAGAAAGLPALPWLVLAAIGALSALGLRWALRGLETLPERG from the coding sequence ATGTGGGGCGGCTTCTTTGCGGTGATTCCCCTGGTCACGGTGCACTTCAGCGGGCCCGGGGGGCTGGGCTGGTCGGCGGCCAGCGTGGGGCTGGTGCTGGGCCTGCGCCAGCTGACCCAGCAGGGCCTGACCGTGTTTGGCGGCGCGTGGTCTGACCGCCTGGGGCCCAGGCCCCTGATTCTGTGGGGCTGCGCGCTGCGCACGCTGGGCTTTGCCTGGATGGGCTTTGCTGAGACGCTGCCCGAACTGCTGGCCGCCGCGCTGCTGGCCGGCGTGGGCGGCGGGCTGTTCGACGCCCCCAAGAGCGCCGCCATCACCCAGGTCACCCGGCCCGAGCACCACACCCGCATGTTCAGCCTGACCAGCCTCTCGGGCAACGCGGGCATGGTCACCGGGCCCCTGCTGGGCGCGCTGCTGCTGGGGCTGGGCTTCCGCACCGCCGCCCTGGTGGCGGCCAGCGTGTATGTGCTGGCCGGGGCCGTGCTGGCCCTCACCCTGCCCGGGCTGCGGCCTGCCGCGCAACCCGGCAGCCGCCTGGGGGGGCTGCGGGAAGCCGCCCAGGACGTGCCCTTCCGGCGCTTTACCCTGGTCCTGATCGGCTATTTCATCCTCAGCACGCAGATCAACGTGGCCGTGACCCTCAAGGCGGTCTCGCTGGCCGGGCCCGGGGCCACCGGCCCGCTGTATGGCCTGTCGGCGGGGCTGGCCGTGCTGCTGCAGTACCCGCTGCTGCGCCTGACCGAACGCCACCTGTCCACCCGCACCGCCCTGGTGGGCGCCGTGAGCCTGGTGGGCCTGAGCCTGGGCCTGATGAGCCTGGCCCACACCTTCGGGGCCCTGCTGGCCTGCGTGGCCCTGTACAGCCTGGGCACCATGATCGTGTATCCCACCCAGCAGACCCTGACCGCACGCTTTGCGCCGCCCGAGCGGGTGGGCAGTTACTTTGGGTTTGCGGCCATTTCCCTGGGCGCCGGCGGCGCCGTGGGCAGCGTGCTGGGCGGCGCCCTGGTGGACGCGGGCGCCGCTGCTGGCCTGCCGGCCCTGCCCTGGCTGGTGCTGGCCGCCATCGGCGCGCTGAGTGCCCTGGGCCTGCGCTGGGCGCTGCGCGGCCTGGAGACGCTGCCGGAGCGGGGCTGA
- a CDS encoding S41 family peptidase codes for MSAPASQMPPRPVRPASLLLRAARAPGLAALLLGASLLPGAAAQGVVSPAQAVFNRVNLLIQTEYGGLSTVDREALTREYQARLDAVCAPSPTTCDEAKAYPVLEAELTALGDDHSFFQTPEDYQEFVASVTGGNRLQFGVKLARLDGQNRVVTEVVPGSVAAEAGLRRGDVLLTLNGQPYVYEDLRRAREEGRTITLGAERQGQPLTVTVTARESSTRDLPRLSFVPGAGSSEVAVLRIPTFLSGGGVAQGVHDLVGQAQARGASGLIVDLRGNGGGSLSECDSAVSAFVPSLTRVARSPDGNARTVVSRGTRVEGGQLLGSVRNPNLWAGPVAVLVDSGSASCSEFFAFEMQYARRGPVIGEETAGVGNTATRVWQAGEGAVQLTILNYAKPDGTPYPQSIQPDEARAQGEAELRLLTQGTDALLQAGVQALQRAPTLSLDPFRSRP; via the coding sequence ATGAGTGCCCCTGCCTCCCAGATGCCGCCCCGCCCGGTCCGGCCTGCTTCCCTGCTCCTTCGCGCCGCGCGTGCGCCGGGTCTGGCCGCGCTGCTGCTGGGGGCGTCTCTGTTGCCTGGGGCAGCGGCGCAGGGCGTGGTGTCGCCCGCGCAGGCCGTTTTTAACCGGGTGAACCTGCTGATTCAGACCGAATACGGCGGCCTGTCCACCGTGGACCGCGAGGCCCTGACGCGCGAGTATCAGGCGCGACTGGACGCCGTGTGTGCGCCCAGTCCCACCACCTGCGACGAAGCCAAGGCCTACCCGGTCCTGGAAGCCGAGCTGACGGCCCTGGGCGACGACCACTCCTTTTTCCAGACCCCCGAGGATTACCAGGAATTCGTGGCCAGCGTCACAGGGGGCAACCGCCTGCAGTTTGGCGTGAAACTGGCGCGCCTGGACGGCCAGAACCGGGTGGTGACCGAGGTGGTGCCCGGCAGCGTGGCCGCCGAGGCGGGGCTGCGCCGGGGCGACGTGCTGCTGACCCTCAACGGCCAGCCGTATGTGTATGAGGACCTGCGCCGCGCCCGTGAAGAAGGCCGCACCATCACCCTGGGCGCCGAGCGTCAGGGCCAGCCGCTGACGGTGACGGTCACCGCCCGCGAGAGCAGCACCCGTGACCTGCCGCGCCTGAGCTTTGTGCCGGGGGCCGGCAGCAGCGAGGTGGCAGTGCTGCGCATTCCCACCTTTCTGTCGGGCGGGGGCGTGGCCCAGGGCGTGCACGATCTGGTGGGGCAGGCCCAGGCCCGGGGCGCCAGTGGCCTGATCGTGGACCTGCGCGGCAACGGTGGGGGCAGCCTGAGCGAGTGCGACAGCGCCGTGAGCGCCTTTGTGCCCAGCCTGACCCGGGTGGCGCGCAGCCCGGACGGCAACGCGCGCACCGTGGTCAGCCGGGGCACGCGCGTGGAGGGCGGGCAGCTGCTGGGCAGCGTGCGCAACCCCAACCTGTGGGCCGGCCCGGTGGCGGTGCTGGTGGACAGCGGCAGCGCCTCGTGCAGCGAATTCTTTGCCTTCGAGATGCAGTACGCCCGGCGTGGCCCGGTGATCGGTGAGGAAACGGCCGGGGTGGGCAACACCGCCACCCGCGTGTGGCAGGCCGGCGAGGGCGCCGTGCAGCTGACCATCCTGAACTACGCCAAGCCCGACGGCACGCCTTACCCCCAGAGCATCCAGCCAGATGAGGCGCGGGCGCAGGGCGAGGCCGAACTGCGCCTGCTGACCCAGGGCACCGACGCCCTGCTGCAGGCCGGGGTGCAGGCCCTGCAACGCGCGCCCACCCTGAGCCTGGACCCCTTCCGTTCCAGGCCCTGA
- a CDS encoding M20/M25/M40 family metallo-hydrolase — MPLSYLTRIAQTPAPTFAEGTRADLISGLWAELGYATERDEAGNVLTRLTPAGTEGRPALLLAAHLDTVFEAGTDVTVREEGGRLIGPGVGDNSASLAVVTALLRDLRGGAGVLRRPLWVAANVGEEGLGDLRGAKHLLAGHRAALGAFVAVDGYLGIAVTRAVGVRRYRAVFTGPGGHSWGDQGPSALHALGRAISALYALHLPLSPRTTLNVGVAGGGTSVNSIAGTAELLLDLRSLDAGVLSDLDSRAVSALHAAAREAGVRVHLERVGDRPGGDLRSEPLLPLVREAAREGRLDIRVASSSTDANAAVPHGLPAVAVGVYRGGNAHRTDEWVQASSLKPGLQFLRRLVELYQRSPLG, encoded by the coding sequence ATGCCTCTGTCGTACCTCACCCGCATTGCCCAGACGCCCGCGCCCACCTTTGCCGAAGGAACGCGGGCGGACCTGATCTCGGGGTTGTGGGCCGAGCTGGGGTACGCCACCGAGCGTGACGAGGCCGGCAACGTGCTCACCCGCCTGACCCCTGCGGGCACCGAGGGCCGCCCGGCCCTGCTGCTGGCCGCGCACCTGGACACGGTGTTCGAGGCCGGCACCGACGTGACGGTGCGCGAGGAAGGCGGGCGCCTGATTGGCCCCGGGGTGGGCGACAACAGCGCCAGCCTCGCGGTGGTGACTGCCTTGCTGCGCGATCTGCGCGGGGGCGCAGGGGTGCTGCGCCGCCCGCTGTGGGTGGCCGCCAACGTGGGCGAGGAAGGGCTGGGCGACCTGCGCGGCGCCAAGCACCTGCTGGCCGGGCACCGCGCGGCGCTGGGGGCGTTTGTGGCGGTGGACGGTTACCTGGGCATTGCGGTCACCCGCGCGGTGGGGGTGCGGCGCTACCGCGCGGTGTTCACCGGCCCCGGCGGACACTCCTGGGGCGACCAGGGCCCCAGCGCGCTGCATGCCCTGGGCCGCGCTATCAGCGCGCTGTACGCCCTGCACCTGCCGCTCAGCCCGCGCACCACGCTGAATGTGGGGGTGGCCGGGGGCGGCACCAGCGTCAACTCCATTGCGGGCACGGCCGAACTGCTGCTGGACCTGCGCTCGCTGGACGCCGGGGTGCTCTCGGACCTGGACAGCCGGGCCGTCTCGGCGCTGCACGCGGCGGCGCGGGAAGCTGGCGTGCGGGTGCACCTGGAACGGGTGGGCGACCGCCCCGGCGGCGACCTGCGCAGCGAGCCCCTGCTGCCCCTGGTGCGCGAGGCCGCCCGCGAAGGCCGCCTGGACATCCGCGTGGCTTCCAGCAGCACCGATGCCAACGCGGCGGTGCCCCACGGCCTGCCCGCCGTGGCCGTGGGCGTGTACCGGGGCGGCAACGCCCACCGCACCGACGAATGGGTGCAGGCCAGCAGCCTGAAACCGGGCCTGCAGTTTCTGCGGCGCCTGGTAGAGCTGTACCAGCGCTCGCCCCTGGGCTAG